The DNA segment TCCGACAATATGATTATGGTGATGAACTTTAGTTATTTGTAATTGCGAACTTGTAAAAAACTACATGAActaataaatatatgatttataacTCGTAAATTTATAATTGGCTTAAGGTTATATGAAGAAAATCAAGATAATGTAAGAACATCGATCTTACCTGTCAGGTTTATCGATTTGATATTGATCGATTTTCCCCATGATAAATTCAACTAAATCATAATGTCCTTCTGCAACCGCTAGATGTAATGCAGTTCTCTTGTCATAATTACTACTGCGAAGGAGATCTTCATCCGTCTTTAAGTagctataaaaataataaacgtATTGTGTATAACCTAGTCTGTTGTAGTTTGAAGTAACTCAATTATTGTTAACCTAGAAGAAGAGATGGGTCCGATTACTTTCAacgtaattgattaaattacaattactttgtcatttgtatgattaaattaaattaatgattacatcatttctgaaagtgTCTGATTACAATAATGATTACATTAGCAAAGTAATAatgattacatctgattacaatgaattcaaaacaaaacacattttaaatgatGTGGTTTGATATATCTAGAGCATTTTTAGAATCgattttgtttgatatattataaactGATAACTTCAAACTTCATCTATTTGATAAACCAAAAAAGTTCACTACGTACACATATGAACATTGTGTCACTGGTTATGACCCATTACACTTTATCATCATTGATCTCTGAATAATTTTGACTTCAATTGAATATAGCTTTATAAACAGTTTGCTGTTCACCTTCTGATCTCTTTCAGACTTTATATGTAGGTCAAAATGCTCTTTATGGAAGTTTAAATATGGATGAAACAAAGTTACCAGTTAAAAactatgtaaaattttaatagagATGTGTAATCAAATTGTTAACATAAACAATTACTAAAATCAGTGCATTTCACATGTCCAGTCCAAATACATACCaaaatttgcttattttaaGCAAGATATTTGTCCAACTTCTAATTAAGTTTGAGCTGATTAgataaattttcacatttttgatTGATCTCTCATCATATATATTGTCCTGTAGCTATACTCAATTGGTagttacaataaaaacaagccttaattagtttcctacctgtcaattcaaagttgacaaaaatcacaatatGAACTAAAGATTATAATTCAGGGTTAAATAAAGGTTTTActtaaatattatcaaatatatatgtttatcgttaaattgtgaatatatgaacaatatattttaCTAAGGCTAGAGACATATAATTGAAGTATGTCTCTTCTTAGGCTAATGATGACTTTCAATtctgtaaaagtttttttcactgaaatatacaaatcaattaacatgatttataaagaaaacaaacctatttaaacatgttcaatatttatcaaataaaaataacaaaaaggtttatttattgacaataaactgagtttaagatttttttcattgtaatcagaatgtTACCAAAAAGTAATCATGCTTACagggtattttgaaaagtaattgattaaattaaattacatgtaatcagatttttggctgattaatgattacaatgattacttgaaaaattgtaatcaacAATTACAGCTTATTAACGATTACAATGACAATTACCCCCAGTCTGCCTAGAAGTGAAGTCAATAACGAGGTTGtgtaaggggacgaccatttaaCTCTGACGCGTAAATTCTTAACTGTTTGAACTATTGtattttgatatacattttaaatcaatactCAATAGTTGTAATCATTTCGGTGGGCATGTATTTTGCAGCTTATGTCATATTAATGTTACTGGAGAGAGAAGGGTTGACGACATCGTTTAGTTACATTATTTTTCCTGATAATCAACCTGTTTCccctaaatatgaaaaatcaagaattAACAAAAGAATAGGACTGTAGTAGGAAAGTTTGATGCGTAAAGAATTGAAAAGCACAGTATCATTGAAATTAACGTCTTGCCTATATAGAATGCAAATAAAAACCTATACATAATTTGCTTTGGTCTTCTTCATTGGAGTTACATATCATATTAAACAATTATGCTCGGACGTTtactaatataaaataattctttGAGTGATCGTTGTTCTTTTTACCAAATATTCTAGTTAGTTATCCAAGTTTTGAAGATAGCCGTCAGTTGATGACTTTTCAGTGTTGGATCTCTCGATACTTTGTGATAATGTAGATTATTGTGGATTTTCGAATAGTTTTCGGATTTGCAAAAGTAGCCTTGTTGCAAGAATGACTCAGGAATGTGCATATGCATAGCTATTGGGAGAAGACCACGCTCTCTTGACCAAATATTATTTGTGACATACTATTGAGTTGGAGTCAGTATAGTATTTTTGTCTTTATGAACCAGTTAGATTCAAGTATATTACATTTCCAAGTTCATAAAAACCTAGTTTATTCATTTGCTATAAATGGTAGCtgtaaactaaaatttaaaatacctTTTAATTGCTTTTAGATCGCCTTTTGatgctttatttaaaaacatatatatcctTTCTTGCTGTGATGTATGTTTAAAGTTTTCATCTTcctaaaataagaataaaaattacCAAACAAAATCCATAGGTGACCTCCGGTGCCTTGCTTTTGCGTCTTTTCGCATTTCATTTGCGGGCAAACAATGTTGAGATTCTAGCATAGTTCTATTTGTGGGTACCTCTACATAATTTGTCTCTGAATTTCAGCGCATTACAGATCTTAAATACCAAAGATGGATTTCCTTCTCTTTTTGTCTCCAAATGAATTATCGTAAAAACTTTTCCCATAGAATGTGAGACTCAGTTGTTCACTAACTTAACCTATTGTGTGAGATACTCTACAGCATTTATTATATTAGCATCGTATTCAGGATTCAACTCTTAAAACGtttcctttatatttttatctgcAAATTGGCgcaaaaaagtgtttttatataAGGCAAATGAAATGCAACCCTGTGACGCAAATAAAAttctgcattaaaaaaaaaacattttaaaaaacaaatggcGCAAATTTGCAACCGTGAGCTCAAATGTTCCGGaaagataaacatttattactAGTGTCACCTATCACGGCTTTGTTCATGGaaagttaaaaacaataagGAATTAGTCGCATTAAGAAATGGATTAATGGTTTAAAACTTAAGACACTTTGATCTATTGACAAACATGGTTTTAGCAGTGTTATTCACAATGCTATAATCAACAGGTTTAACATTGCTAACTGAGTATAAAAGCTCGGAGCTTACATACATGCAActattgattgatttttaaaacCTGCAACATCACTTAGTTTTAGTTTATATACCCATTATATTACAAGATTAGGTAATTAACCCAACCAGAGGTAATAGATGAATGGGACAATAATTAGGATCCAGCATTAACACTTTATAttcatcttcctatatctatagatcACAGACATACAACACaactaaatgaaaaaataaaacaaacgtacaaactttgaaaagGACTTCAAGaattttgttggttttgttgATAGTGCATACCGTATGTAGTATACACATTTTAGATAAGGTTAAcattcagtactgaaaatttatttacaagggtaaacaaaatataaacaacactAAACAAACCCATTGTGTTACTATTGTATACCATGACCTGCCTGCACCACATtcccaaaataaaaaagtgaaaaaccCGATGGCGGGATGTAAAAATACTATGCCACGTCAAAAGTGACACAACCAAATGAAACATaacagcaaaa comes from the Mytilus trossulus isolate FHL-02 chromosome 3, PNRI_Mtr1.1.1.hap1, whole genome shotgun sequence genome and includes:
- the LOC134709758 gene encoding uncharacterized protein LOC134709758: MFLNKASKGDLKAIKSYLKTDEDLLRSSNYDKRTALHLAVAEGHYDLVEFIMGKIDQYQIDKPDRWGITPTHEALKNGDNDIIELFKKNMKESEFFTSFNMQSPS